One window of Lytechinus variegatus isolate NC3 chromosome 2, Lvar_3.0, whole genome shotgun sequence genomic DNA carries:
- the LOC121407387 gene encoding uncharacterized protein LOC121407387 — protein MAESADGCGTFNDVDALAMEYIRNFDLSLWQLGAALKREPDMDCDGDQTMCEVFTLAQAQGQLQRCSTYPELGPAEQEFIIQHSQAHGPRSMSSSSSISSTSSDDWNTKLPSSGLCSPDNYTNTMAPMVELVQPPCPSTTAAIANTTNMSNNMSGAVMPISPCLANSVPPSPVELKPLEIHWVPTDNKKPKTRNRKEKTVLPKREAIKMRMGSINESDDDEDDDSDDDDEDNSDRDSTSGSSIGGDADMLDIPKEDIFNIFTDEELVHLSVRELNRRLRGYRKDDVVRLKQKRRTLKNRGYAQSCRTKRLKQRLDLENEQLYLRTELSRLKSQLSIATQERDHYRRQLENFRASMQGAVVPESPDSAEFYL, from the coding sequence ATGGCGGAATCCGCCGACGGTTGCGGTACCTTCAACGATGTCGATGCCCTAGCAATGGaatatatcagaaattttgatttgagtCTTTGGCAGCTGGGAGCTGCCCTGAAACGTGAACCCGATATGGATTGCGACGGTGACCAGACGATGTGTGAGGTGTTCACGCTCGCCCAAGCTCAGGGGCAGCTTCAACGGTGTTCGACGTACCCTGAGTTGGGCCCGGCCGAACAGGAGTTCATCATCCAGCACAGTCAGGCCCATGGTCCGCGGAGTAtgagcagtagcagcagtataAGCAGTACGAGTAGTGATGACTGGAACACTAAACTACCATCGTCCGGGTTGTGCTCGCCCGACAATTACACGAACACCATGGCTCCTATGGTTGAGCTTGTCCAGCCACCTTGCCCGAGCACGACAGCAGCGATTGCCAACACCACCAATATGTCCAACAACATGTCGGGTGCTGTCATGCCCATCTCGCCTTGCCTCGCCAATAGTGTGCCACCCAGTCCAGTAGAACTCAAGCCACTTGAAATACACTGGGTACCCACGGACAACAAGAAACCAAAAACTCgaaataggaaagaaaaaacTGTGTTACCTAAACGAGAGGCGATTAAAATGCGAATGGGCTCGATCAACGAAAGCGACGACGATGAAGACGACgatagcgatgatgatgatgaagacaataGTGATCGCGATAGTACAAGTGGAAGTAGCATTGGTGGGGATGCCGACATGTTGGATATACCTAAAGAAGACATTTTTAACATATTCACCGACGAGGAGCTCGTCCACCTCAGCGTGAGGGAACTGAATCGACGACTACGAGGCTACCGAAAAGACGACGTCGTACGGTTGAAACAGAAGCGACGCACGCTGAAGAATCGTGGTTACGCGCAAAGTTGTCGAACGAAGCGTCTGAAGCAGCGACTTGATCTGGAGAACGAGCAGTTGTATCTGAGGACGGAGCTGTCGAGATTGAAAAGCCAACTTTCCATCGCCACCCAGGAGCGCGACCACTACCGCAGACAGCTCGAGAACTTCCGAGCCAGCATGCAGGGAGCAGTGGTGCCGGAAAGTCCAGACTCTGCAGAGTTCTATCTGTGA